In Cicer arietinum cultivar CDC Frontier isolate Library 1 chromosome 1, Cicar.CDCFrontier_v2.0, whole genome shotgun sequence, one DNA window encodes the following:
- the LOC101501625 gene encoding endoribonuclease Dicer homolog 2 isoform X1: MRWSQQNTDSINSSSKTMDDALMVIDDYDQLEIMPDTLSFARSYQLEALDKAIRENTIVYMETGSGKTLIAVMLLRSYAYHLRKPFPYIAVFLVPKVVLVSQQAEALKNHTDLKVGMYWGDMGVDYWDEATWKVEMEKHEVLVMTPAILLSCLRHSFIKLNMIKVLIMDECHHAGGRHPYACIMTEFYHHQLRSGVSELPRIFGMTASPIKKAGNSEETLSKNIRELMTLMHSKVYTCLSEAVISQFVPSSTLKFRYYKEKAISYRLFSELANKLNILKQQHELYVTSSDFTKSAADSAIRKISKIFASSMFCLDELGIWLALKAAESLSLIEVETFLWGNSGDQIVKKFSSATILSLKSYIPSDPQWTIGDNMNSDLDRGLLTSKVFCLIECLLEYSYRDFTEMRCIVFVERVITAIVLETLLNTLLPKYNSWRAKFIAGNSSQLQNQSRKIQNEIVEEFRLGLVNIIIATSILEEGLDVQSCNLVIRFDPSPTVCSFIQSRGRARMQNSDYILMVKSGDSVTRSRLEKYLAGVEIMRKESLRQSSLPCERLESDRFHEEVYRVASTEAVVNLSSSITLVHLYCSRLPADGYFKPTPRWDKETGTLYLPKSCPIHAIRVQGDTKFLKNIACLEACKQLHKIGALTDNLVPSIVVEEAEVDEFGNEPYDEEQPSYVPFELVNRVLNNSNTTYYCYLIELKQNFSYDFTVQDIFLATRVELDPEIACMQFDMCFDRGSLDVNLKYKGSINLSPDQVLLCKRFQVNVLGILMDHKTDKGTVFDECCLEDNLEVDYLLLPSIAIEERTDVDWLTINSIHPSKMECLHHEANIRTEKGFICACILKNALVCTPHNGRTYITTNIMELDGNSPLEVRDGEITTYKNYFEQKHGIQLRFDHQRLLKARHIFPVKNYCHGSRQVKERDVNKTFVELPPELCAIIMSPIPVSTLYSFSFIPSIMHRLESLLGAFNFKKLHLNHCPQNQIQTFKVLEAMTTKSCKETFHYESLETLGDSFLKYATSQQLFNTYPDHHEGLLTVKRQKIICNAALCKLGCRGKLPGFIRNEPFDPKTWTIPGSRSKSSKLKETVYKGTKIYTRGDRNLKRKIVADVVEALIGAFLTAGGEKAALLFMDWIGIKVNFNIMPYERQLNAPENVVNVGFLESLLKYSFRNPSLLVEAMTHGSYMLPEVPTCYQVLTFCY; encoded by the exons ATGCGGTGGTCCCAACAAAACACTGACTCAATAAATA GTTCATCAAAGACTATGGATGATGCTCTGATGGTAATAGATGACTATGATCAGCTGGAGATCATGCCTGATACTCTTTCATTTGCTAGAAG TTATCAGCTTGAAGCTTTGGATAAAGCAATTCGTGAAAATACCATAGTGTATATGGAAACCGGGTCTGGCAAGACCTTGATCGCCGTTATGCTTCTTCGAAGCTATGCTTATCACCTCCGAAAGCCGTTTCCTTACATTGCTGTTTTTTTGGTTCCTAAAGTTGTATTGGTTTCTCAA CAAGCTGAAGCCTTGAAAAATCACACTGATCTCAAAGTTGGAATGTATTGGGGAGACATGGGAGTAGACTATTGGGATGAAGCTACATGGAAAGTAGAAATGGAGAAACATGAG GTGCTTGTCATGACCCCTGCAATATTGCTCTCTTGCTTGAGGCATAGCTTTATCAAACTGAATATGATAAAGGTTTTAATAATGGATGAATGTCATCATGCTGGGGGTAGACACCCTTATGCTTGTATCATGACT GAGTTTTACCATCACCAGTTAAGATCTGGTGTCTCTGAGCTTCCTCGAATTTTTGGGATGACTGCATCCCCAATTAAGAAAG cTGGAAATTCTGAAGAGACCTTGTCAAAAAATATTCGTGAACTCATGACTCTAATGCATTCGAAg GTTTATACCTGTCTTAGTGAAGCTGTCATCTCACAGTTTGTACCAAGCTCAACCCTAAAATTCCGTTATTACAAGGAGAAAGCAATTTCATATAGGCTATTCTCagaattagccaataaactcaACATATTAAAACAACAG CATGAGCTTTATGTGACAAGCTCAGATTTCACAAAATCAGCTGCTGACTCCGCAATCAGGAAAATATCTAAGATTTTTGCTAGCTCAATGTTTTGCTTGGATGAGCTTGGTATTTGGTTGGCTTTGAAG GCTGCAGAGAGCTTATCTTTGATTGAAGTTGAAACTTTCTTATGGGGTAACTCTGGGgatcaaattgtaaaaaaatttagttcGGCTACTATACTATCACTGAAAAGTTACATACCATCTG ATCCTCAGTGGACTATTGGTGACAATATGAATTCCGATTTGGATAGGGGGCTATTGACCTCCAAAGTGTTCTGTCTTATTGAATGTCTTCTTGAGTACAG TTACAGGGATTTTACTGAAATGAGATGCATAGTTTTTGTGGAAAGGGTCATTACAGCTATTGTCCTTGAGACTCTATTGAACACTTTGCTTCCAAAATACAATAGCTGGAGGGCTAAATTCATTGCAGGAAACAGCAGTCAATTGCAAAACCAATCCAGGAAAATCCAAAATGAAATTGTGGAAGAATTTCGTTTGGGATTG GTCAACATCATTATTGCAACATCAATTCTTGAAGAGGGTTTAGATGTTCAAAGTTGCAATTTGGTTATTAGATTTGACCCATCTCCCACAGTGTGCAGTTTCATTCAGTCTCGTGGCCGTGCCAGGATGCAAAATTCAGATTACATATTGATGGTTAAGag CGGGGATTCAGTTACGCGTTCTCGACTAGAAAAATACCTTGCTGGTGTGGAAATCATGAGGAAGGAGTCCTTGCGTCAGTCTTCCCTTCCATGTGAACGTCTTGAAAGTGACCGATTTCATGAGGAAGTTTATCGTGTTGCAAGCACGGAAGCTGTTGTCAATCTTAGCTCTAGTATTACTTTGGTGCACTTATATTGCTCACGACTCCCTGCAGATGG GTACTTTAAACCAACTCCAAGGTGGGACAAAGAGACTGGAACATTGTATCTTCCTAAGAGCTGTCCTATACATGCTATTCGTGTACAAGGTGACACCaagttcttaaaaaatattgcaTGCCTTGAAGCATGCAAACAACTTCATAAGATTGGAGCTTTGACAGATAATCTTGTCCCTTCTATTGTCGTTGAAGAAGCAGAGGTCGATGAATTTG GGAATGAACCCTATGATGAGGAGCAACCGAGTTATGTACCATTTGAACTGGTAAATCGCGTGTTAAACAATAGTAACACAACCTACTATTGTTATTTAATAGagctaaaacaaaattttagctATGATTTTACCGTGCAAGACATTTTTCTTGCAACTAGAGTCGAGCTCGACCCAGAAATCGCATGCATGCAATTTGATATGTGTTTTGACAGAGGGAGCTTGGATGTAAACTTGAAATACAAAGGATCCATTAATCTCTCGCCGGATCAG GTTCTTTTGTGTAAAAGGTTCCAGGTTAATGTCCTTGGAATTCTTATGGATCATAAAACAGATAAGGGAACTGTTTTTGACGAATGCTGTTTGGAAGATAATCTTGAGGTTGATTATCTTCTGCTGCCATCTATTGCTATAGAGGAAAGAACAGATGTTGATTGGTTAACTATTAATTCGATACATCCATCTAAAATGGAGTGTCTGCATCATGAAGCCAACATACGGACTGAAAAGGGTTTCATTTGTGCTTGCATATTGAAAAATGCCTTGGTCTGTACTCCTCATAATGGCCGTACTTACATCACGACTAATATAATGGAATTGGATGGAAACTCGCCTCTAGAAGTAAGGGATGGTGAAATTACTACCTACAAGAATTACTTTGAACAGAA GCATGGCATTCAATTGCGTTTTGACCATCAACGCCTACTTAAGGCAAGACACATTTTTCcagtaaaaaattattgtcatGGATCCAGACAAGTAAAGGAGAGAG atGTCAACAAAACCTTTGTTGAATTACCTCCTGAACTATGTGCTATTATCATGTCACCAATACCAGTTAGCACGctttattcattttcttttattccaTCGATCATGCATAGACTTGAGTCGTTGCTTGGAGCTTTCAACTTTAAAAAGTTGCATTTGAATCATTGTCCGCAGAATCAGATTCAAACATTCAAG GTCTTGGAAGCAATGACCACAAAGAGTTGCAAGGAAACCTTTCATTACGAGTCTCTAGAGACACTTGGAGATTCTTTTCTAAAATATGCTACTAGTCAACAGCTTTTTAATACGTATCCAGATCACCACGAGGGTCTCCTTACTGTGAAGAGGCAGAAGATCATTTGTAATGCTGCCCTCTGTAAGTTAGGTTGCCGCGGTAAACTTCCG GGCTTCATACGGAACGAGCCTTTTGATCCTAAGACCTGGACCATTCCTGGATCTAGATCAAAAAGTTCTAAATTAAAAGAGACGGTTTACAAGGGGACGAAAATATATACTCGCGGAGATAGAAATTTGAAGCGTAAAATTGTTGCTGATGTTGTTGAAGCACTAATAGGTGCCTTCCTTACCGCTGGCGGTGAGAAGGCTGCATTGTTGTTTATGGATTGGATTGGTATCAAAgtgaattttaatattatgCCCTATGAGAGGCAACTCAATGCTCCCGAGAATGTAGTTAATGTCGGCTTTCTAGAATCCCTATTGAAGTACTCATTCAGGAACCCTTCTCTATTAGTAGAAGCTATGACACATGGTTCTTACATGCTTCCCGAAGTGCCAACATGCTATCAAGTACTTACTTTTTGTTATTGA
- the LOC101501625 gene encoding endoribonuclease Dicer homolog 2 isoform X2 — MDDALMVIDDYDQLEIMPDTLSFARSYQLEALDKAIRENTIVYMETGSGKTLIAVMLLRSYAYHLRKPFPYIAVFLVPKVVLVSQQAEALKNHTDLKVGMYWGDMGVDYWDEATWKVEMEKHEVLVMTPAILLSCLRHSFIKLNMIKVLIMDECHHAGGRHPYACIMTEFYHHQLRSGVSELPRIFGMTASPIKKAGNSEETLSKNIRELMTLMHSKVYTCLSEAVISQFVPSSTLKFRYYKEKAISYRLFSELANKLNILKQQHELYVTSSDFTKSAADSAIRKISKIFASSMFCLDELGIWLALKAAESLSLIEVETFLWGNSGDQIVKKFSSATILSLKSYIPSDPQWTIGDNMNSDLDRGLLTSKVFCLIECLLEYSYRDFTEMRCIVFVERVITAIVLETLLNTLLPKYNSWRAKFIAGNSSQLQNQSRKIQNEIVEEFRLGLVNIIIATSILEEGLDVQSCNLVIRFDPSPTVCSFIQSRGRARMQNSDYILMVKSGDSVTRSRLEKYLAGVEIMRKESLRQSSLPCERLESDRFHEEVYRVASTEAVVNLSSSITLVHLYCSRLPADGYFKPTPRWDKETGTLYLPKSCPIHAIRVQGDTKFLKNIACLEACKQLHKIGALTDNLVPSIVVEEAEVDEFGNEPYDEEQPSYVPFELVNRVLNNSNTTYYCYLIELKQNFSYDFTVQDIFLATRVELDPEIACMQFDMCFDRGSLDVNLKYKGSINLSPDQVLLCKRFQVNVLGILMDHKTDKGTVFDECCLEDNLEVDYLLLPSIAIEERTDVDWLTINSIHPSKMECLHHEANIRTEKGFICACILKNALVCTPHNGRTYITTNIMELDGNSPLEVRDGEITTYKNYFEQKHGIQLRFDHQRLLKARHIFPVKNYCHGSRQVKERDVNKTFVELPPELCAIIMSPIPVSTLYSFSFIPSIMHRLESLLGAFNFKKLHLNHCPQNQIQTFKVLEAMTTKSCKETFHYESLETLGDSFLKYATSQQLFNTYPDHHEGLLTVKRQKIICNAALCKLGCRGKLPGFIRNEPFDPKTWTIPGSRSKSSKLKETVYKGTKIYTRGDRNLKRKIVADVVEALIGAFLTAGGEKAALLFMDWIGIKVNFNIMPYERQLNAPENVVNVGFLESLLKYSFRNPSLLVEAMTHGSYMLPEVPTCYQVLTFCY, encoded by the exons ATGGATGATGCTCTGATGGTAATAGATGACTATGATCAGCTGGAGATCATGCCTGATACTCTTTCATTTGCTAGAAG TTATCAGCTTGAAGCTTTGGATAAAGCAATTCGTGAAAATACCATAGTGTATATGGAAACCGGGTCTGGCAAGACCTTGATCGCCGTTATGCTTCTTCGAAGCTATGCTTATCACCTCCGAAAGCCGTTTCCTTACATTGCTGTTTTTTTGGTTCCTAAAGTTGTATTGGTTTCTCAA CAAGCTGAAGCCTTGAAAAATCACACTGATCTCAAAGTTGGAATGTATTGGGGAGACATGGGAGTAGACTATTGGGATGAAGCTACATGGAAAGTAGAAATGGAGAAACATGAG GTGCTTGTCATGACCCCTGCAATATTGCTCTCTTGCTTGAGGCATAGCTTTATCAAACTGAATATGATAAAGGTTTTAATAATGGATGAATGTCATCATGCTGGGGGTAGACACCCTTATGCTTGTATCATGACT GAGTTTTACCATCACCAGTTAAGATCTGGTGTCTCTGAGCTTCCTCGAATTTTTGGGATGACTGCATCCCCAATTAAGAAAG cTGGAAATTCTGAAGAGACCTTGTCAAAAAATATTCGTGAACTCATGACTCTAATGCATTCGAAg GTTTATACCTGTCTTAGTGAAGCTGTCATCTCACAGTTTGTACCAAGCTCAACCCTAAAATTCCGTTATTACAAGGAGAAAGCAATTTCATATAGGCTATTCTCagaattagccaataaactcaACATATTAAAACAACAG CATGAGCTTTATGTGACAAGCTCAGATTTCACAAAATCAGCTGCTGACTCCGCAATCAGGAAAATATCTAAGATTTTTGCTAGCTCAATGTTTTGCTTGGATGAGCTTGGTATTTGGTTGGCTTTGAAG GCTGCAGAGAGCTTATCTTTGATTGAAGTTGAAACTTTCTTATGGGGTAACTCTGGGgatcaaattgtaaaaaaatttagttcGGCTACTATACTATCACTGAAAAGTTACATACCATCTG ATCCTCAGTGGACTATTGGTGACAATATGAATTCCGATTTGGATAGGGGGCTATTGACCTCCAAAGTGTTCTGTCTTATTGAATGTCTTCTTGAGTACAG TTACAGGGATTTTACTGAAATGAGATGCATAGTTTTTGTGGAAAGGGTCATTACAGCTATTGTCCTTGAGACTCTATTGAACACTTTGCTTCCAAAATACAATAGCTGGAGGGCTAAATTCATTGCAGGAAACAGCAGTCAATTGCAAAACCAATCCAGGAAAATCCAAAATGAAATTGTGGAAGAATTTCGTTTGGGATTG GTCAACATCATTATTGCAACATCAATTCTTGAAGAGGGTTTAGATGTTCAAAGTTGCAATTTGGTTATTAGATTTGACCCATCTCCCACAGTGTGCAGTTTCATTCAGTCTCGTGGCCGTGCCAGGATGCAAAATTCAGATTACATATTGATGGTTAAGag CGGGGATTCAGTTACGCGTTCTCGACTAGAAAAATACCTTGCTGGTGTGGAAATCATGAGGAAGGAGTCCTTGCGTCAGTCTTCCCTTCCATGTGAACGTCTTGAAAGTGACCGATTTCATGAGGAAGTTTATCGTGTTGCAAGCACGGAAGCTGTTGTCAATCTTAGCTCTAGTATTACTTTGGTGCACTTATATTGCTCACGACTCCCTGCAGATGG GTACTTTAAACCAACTCCAAGGTGGGACAAAGAGACTGGAACATTGTATCTTCCTAAGAGCTGTCCTATACATGCTATTCGTGTACAAGGTGACACCaagttcttaaaaaatattgcaTGCCTTGAAGCATGCAAACAACTTCATAAGATTGGAGCTTTGACAGATAATCTTGTCCCTTCTATTGTCGTTGAAGAAGCAGAGGTCGATGAATTTG GGAATGAACCCTATGATGAGGAGCAACCGAGTTATGTACCATTTGAACTGGTAAATCGCGTGTTAAACAATAGTAACACAACCTACTATTGTTATTTAATAGagctaaaacaaaattttagctATGATTTTACCGTGCAAGACATTTTTCTTGCAACTAGAGTCGAGCTCGACCCAGAAATCGCATGCATGCAATTTGATATGTGTTTTGACAGAGGGAGCTTGGATGTAAACTTGAAATACAAAGGATCCATTAATCTCTCGCCGGATCAG GTTCTTTTGTGTAAAAGGTTCCAGGTTAATGTCCTTGGAATTCTTATGGATCATAAAACAGATAAGGGAACTGTTTTTGACGAATGCTGTTTGGAAGATAATCTTGAGGTTGATTATCTTCTGCTGCCATCTATTGCTATAGAGGAAAGAACAGATGTTGATTGGTTAACTATTAATTCGATACATCCATCTAAAATGGAGTGTCTGCATCATGAAGCCAACATACGGACTGAAAAGGGTTTCATTTGTGCTTGCATATTGAAAAATGCCTTGGTCTGTACTCCTCATAATGGCCGTACTTACATCACGACTAATATAATGGAATTGGATGGAAACTCGCCTCTAGAAGTAAGGGATGGTGAAATTACTACCTACAAGAATTACTTTGAACAGAA GCATGGCATTCAATTGCGTTTTGACCATCAACGCCTACTTAAGGCAAGACACATTTTTCcagtaaaaaattattgtcatGGATCCAGACAAGTAAAGGAGAGAG atGTCAACAAAACCTTTGTTGAATTACCTCCTGAACTATGTGCTATTATCATGTCACCAATACCAGTTAGCACGctttattcattttcttttattccaTCGATCATGCATAGACTTGAGTCGTTGCTTGGAGCTTTCAACTTTAAAAAGTTGCATTTGAATCATTGTCCGCAGAATCAGATTCAAACATTCAAG GTCTTGGAAGCAATGACCACAAAGAGTTGCAAGGAAACCTTTCATTACGAGTCTCTAGAGACACTTGGAGATTCTTTTCTAAAATATGCTACTAGTCAACAGCTTTTTAATACGTATCCAGATCACCACGAGGGTCTCCTTACTGTGAAGAGGCAGAAGATCATTTGTAATGCTGCCCTCTGTAAGTTAGGTTGCCGCGGTAAACTTCCG GGCTTCATACGGAACGAGCCTTTTGATCCTAAGACCTGGACCATTCCTGGATCTAGATCAAAAAGTTCTAAATTAAAAGAGACGGTTTACAAGGGGACGAAAATATATACTCGCGGAGATAGAAATTTGAAGCGTAAAATTGTTGCTGATGTTGTTGAAGCACTAATAGGTGCCTTCCTTACCGCTGGCGGTGAGAAGGCTGCATTGTTGTTTATGGATTGGATTGGTATCAAAgtgaattttaatattatgCCCTATGAGAGGCAACTCAATGCTCCCGAGAATGTAGTTAATGTCGGCTTTCTAGAATCCCTATTGAAGTACTCATTCAGGAACCCTTCTCTATTAGTAGAAGCTATGACACATGGTTCTTACATGCTTCCCGAAGTGCCAACATGCTATCAAGTACTTACTTTTTGTTATTGA